The Streptomyces cathayae DNA segment GGGCGGGGCGGTCAGAACTCCTCGTGCACTTCCGGGTCTCCGCCGATGCGCCGATGGGCCCGGTCGGCGATGGCCCGCATCTGGGCGGCGTCCAGTTCGAAGCCGAAGACGTCGAGGTTGGCGCGCTGCCGTCCGGGATCGGCCGACTTGGGCACGGGCAGTGCGCCGAGCTGGATGTGCCAGCGCAGCACCGCCTGGGCCGGTGTGACCCCGTGGGCCTCGGCCACCGAGGCCACGGTCAGGTCGTCCAGCACCTGTGAACCCCGGCCCAACGGGCTCCAGCTCTCGACGAGCACGCCCTTGTCCGCGTGGTAGGAGCGCAGCTCCTCCTGGGGGAAGAACGGGTGCAGCTCGACCTGGTTGACCGACGGCAGCACCCCGGTCTCCTGCTCCAGCCGTTCGATGTGGGCGGGTGTGAAGTTGGAGACCCCGATCGAGCGTACGAGCCCGTCCTCCCGCAGCTTGATCATGGCCTTCCAGGAGTCGACGTACCGGTCGACCCGGGGGAGCGGCCAGTGGATGAGGTACAGGTCGACGTACTCCAGCCCGAGACGCGCGCGGGACTCCTCGAAGGAGGTGAGGGTCTCCTCGTAGCCGTGGTGGCGGCCGGGGAGTTTCGTCGTCACGACGACCTCCTCGCGCGGGACGTCGGCGCGGGCCACGGCACGGCCGACACCGGTCTCGTTGCGGTAGTTCGTCGCCGTGTCGACGAGGCGGTAGCCCATCTCCAGGGCCGCCGTCACCGACTGCTCCGCCTGTGCGTCGTCCATCGGCCAGGTGCCCAGGCCGAGAGCGGGGATCGTCGTGCCGTCGTTGAGTGTGTGGTTCGGGATGCTGATCACGAGGGGACCCTCCCATGGACAGTGTCGTCACCCTCCAGCCTCACCGACAGAACGGCCGATGATCAACCCGACGGGCGGGCCGGACGACACGCACGTGTGTGAACCGGCAGGGATCCGCACGGATCGACCCGGAACGACGGAGAGGGCACACATGACGACGGGCGTGAGCGGTGCGGGCGGGGCGGGTGGAGGAGGCGCGGAGAGCGGGACGGGCGGAGGGGAGGACGCAGAGAAGGCCGAGAAGAGCGTGGGGATCGGGGTGCGTCCGGTCGCCGGGCACATCGGTGCCGAGATCACCGGCGTCGACCTCGCCGACGAGCCAGGCGACGCCGTGATCGCCGCCGTCCGGGCGGCGGTGCTGCGCTGGAAGGTGGTGTTCTTCCGCGGACAGCGCCTGGACCACGCCGGACATGTGGCGCTGGCGCGGCGGTTCGGTGAGCCGGTCGTCCTGCCCCGGCGCGGGAGGGCCTCGCCGCCCGGCTTCCCCGAGGTCGAGACGACCGCCGACCGGCTGGAACTCGGCGGACGGTTCGGCATGGAGCACGACGAATGGCTGCGGCGCCGCCGCCACACCCTGCTGCGCGGCTGGCACTGCGACCACGGCGCCCGCGTCGATCCGCCCGCCGCGACGATCCTGCGCGCGGAGACCGTACCGCCCTACGGAGGCGACACCACCTGGTCGAATCTGGCCGCCGCCTACGCCGGACTGTCCGCGCCGGTACGGGAGTTCGCCGACCGGCTGCGCGCCGAGCACCGGCTGGGGGTCGGCTACCAGCCCCGGCCCGGCGACGACGCGTATCTGCGGCACCTGCTGGTCCGTCAGACCGCTTCCGAGCACCCCGTGGTGCGGGTCCATCCGGAGACGGGGGAGCGGGTGCTGTTCGTCAACGGCTACTACGTCGAGCAGATCACCGGCCTGTCCCGGCCGGAGAGCCACGCCGTCCTGGAGATGCTGCTGGAGCAGGCGACCCGGCCCGAGTACACGGTGCGCTTCCGGTGGGAGCCGGGCAGCGTGGCGTTCTGGGACAACCGTGCCACCATCCACCTGGCTCCGAACGACACCGCCCACCTGGGCCACCCGCGGATCATGCACCGGGTGATGCTGACAGGTGACGTGCCGGTGGGTGTCGACGGCCGCCCCTCGGAGCCGATCACCGGAACCGCCCCGGGACGCTGGTGACCGGCCGATCAGCCGACCGCCCCTACTCGAACCGTGAGGTGTCGCCCGCGCCCCGCCGTACGATCTCCGCCTCCCCGCCCGAGAAGTCGATCACCGTGGTCGGCTCGGTGCCGCAGTCCCCGGAGTCGAGCACCGCGTCCACCTGGTGGTCGAGCCGGTCCTTGATCTCCCAGCCCTGGGTCATCGGCTCGTCCTCACCGGGCAGCAACAGGGTGCTGGACAGCAGGGGCTCGCCGAGTTCCGCCAGCAGCGCCTGGGTGACGACGTGATCGGGGATGCGCACGCCGACGGTCTTCTTCTTCGGATGCTGCAGCATGCGCGGCACCTCCTTCGTCGCGGGCAGGATGAAGGTGTAGCTGCCCGGTGTGGACGCCTTGACCGCGCGGAACACGTCGTTGTCGATCCGTACGAACTGGCCGAGCTGCGCGAAATCCCGGCACACCAGAGTGAAGTGGTGGCGCTCGTCCAGCTTGCGGATGGTACGGATCCGGTCGATGCCCTCCCGGCTGCCCAGTCGGCAGCCGAGCGCGTAACAGGAGTCCGTGGGGTACGCGACCAGGGCGTCGGCGCGGATGCTGTCGGCGACCTGGGCGATAGTGCGCGGCTGGGGGTTGTCGGGGTGCACGTCGAAGTACTTGGCCATTCACCGAGCTTATGCCGCCCAAGGAGCAGGGCCGCACACCCCGGCCGGTGCCCGGCGTCCGGCCGGGCCCGGATGGACTGGAAGTTCCTCCTCGGCCTGGAGCCGGACGACCCGGGATTCGACTTCTCCGCCCTGAGTGACTTCCGGGCCCGGCTGATCAAGCACGGGCTGGAGGAAAAGGTCCTGGCCCCGGTCCTGGAGCGGATCTCCGCGCTGGGACTGCTGCGCGCCGCACTGGAGGCCCTGGCGGCGGCCGCCCCGCGATGGCTGTCACCAGGTTCGTTCCTGCCGCGGGAGCGCGGCCGGAACGGGGGACCGGTCGCGCTCCCGCGTGTCCTTCCCGCCAGGACCCGCCGCCGGCCCGCCTCATGACGGCCGTGGCGGCCGCGGACGGCTCCGCCGTTCTCGCACCGGCCCGCGCGCCGCGCGTGTGCGCCGCTGCTCCGAGTCGCCGCTCTCCGTGATGCACGGCAGCATGGCCCTCGTACGTACGCCACCGGCGGGACGCGCGCGATGCGCGTGACCAGGCCGTCCGGCGACGGGAGGTCCCGCGAGCGGGCCCCGGGAACCGGGGAGCCCGCGAGCCCGGGACACCGGAGGACCACATCACCCGGACCGGCCTCGACGACCGGCCCACGGCCACACGCCACCGTGCTCCGGCCCGCCCCCAGCCATGAGCAGCCGAAGGAGTCCACGAACATGACGGACGTTTCGAGCCGAGGTCCTGCCCCGGGCGACGGCCGCAAGGTACTCACCAACCGGCAGGGCCATCCGGTCCACGACAACCAGAACCAACGCACGGTCGGCGCCCGCGGGCCCGCCACGCTGGAGAACTACCAGTTCCTGGAGAAGATCAGCCACTTCGACCGGGAGCGCATCCCCGAACGCGTCGTGCACGCCCGGGGGGTGACCGCGTACGGCTACTTCGAGGCCTACGGAACCTGGGGCGACGAACCGGTCGGCCGTTACACCCGGGCCCTGCTGTTCCAGGAGCGCGGCAAGCGCACGGACGTGGCCGTCCGGTTCTCCACCGTCATCGGCGGACGCGACTCCTCCGAGACCGCCCGCGACCCGCGCGGCTTCGCCGTGAAGTTCTACACCGAGGACGGCAACTGGGACCTCGTCGGCAACAACCTCGGGGTCTTCTTCATCCGGGACGCGATCAAGTTCCCGGACGTCATCCACGCCCTCAAGCCCGACCCCGTCACCTTCGAGCAGCAGCCGCGGCGCATCTTCGACTTCATGTCGCAGACGCCCGAGTGCATGCACATGCTGGTCAACCTGTTCAGTCCGCGCGGCATCCCCGCGGACTACCGTCACATGCAGGGCTTCGGCGTGAACACCTACAAATGGGTGAACACCGAGGGTGAGACCAAGCTCGTCAAGTACCACTGGATGCCCAAGGCGGGCGTCCGCTCCATGACCGAGGAGGACGCCGCGAACGTCCAGGCGGGCTCCCTCGGCCACGCGACCAAGGACCTCTACGAGGCGGTGGGGCGCGGCGACCACCCGGAGTGGGAACTGCTCGTCCAGATGATGGACGACCACGACCACCCGGAACTGGACTTCGACCCGCTCGACGACACCAAGACCTGGCCCGAGCAGGACTTCCCGCCGAAGCCGGTCGGCCGGATGGTGCTCGACCGGATGCCGGAGAACTACTTCGCCGAGAACGAGCAGATCTCCTTCGGCACGGGTGTCCTCGTCGACGGCCTGGACTTCTCCGACGACAAGATGCTCGTCGGCCGGACCTTCTCCTACAGCGACACCCAGCGCCACCGGGTCGGCCCGAACTACCTCCAGCTCCCCGTCAACCAGGCCAAGGCCGCCGAGGTGAACACCAACCAACGCGACGGCCAGATGGCCTACCTCGTGGACCAGGCGGGAGAGCACCCCGAGGTCAACTACGAACCGTCGCTCATCGGCGGCCTGCGCGAGGCCAAGGAGCCGTCGCACGACGAGCAGGGCCCGGAGATCCGGGGCTACCTCACCCGCAAGCGCATCCCCCGCACCAACGACTACCTCCAGGCGGGCCAGCGCTACATGCTCATGGAGGACTGGGAGCGCGACGACCTGGTGAAGAACTTCACCGACCTGCTCTCCCAGTGCGACCGGCCGGTGCAGGAGCGCATGGTGTGGCACTTCCTGCTGGTCGAGAACGACCTCGGCCGCCGGGTCGGTGACGGACTCGGTATCGCTCCGGGGGACGTCGCCGGTCTGGGACCCCTCGCGGACCAGGACCTCACCGACGAGGACCGCAAGCGGCTGGCCAACCTGGGCGACAACCCGTCGCGTGACGTGCGGGGACTGACGATGACCCACTGCGTCCCCGACGAACGGCACGTGGTGAACCGCTGAACAGGTCACCGGCCCCGGGCCGGCCCCACCAGGGGGCCGGCCCGGGGGCGAGTGCCGTGCGTCCCTTCGCACGCCCGGCACTCGCCCCCGACGTGTCACGACTCGTCGCGCAGGACGGTGAAAACGCGCCGCCCGCCGATCGAACGGACCGGTTCCCGGGGACCAATCGAGTCATGACAAGCGCATCGTTCCAACGCACCCTCACCCTGCCCGCCTCCGTGTGCGACCAGGCCGCACAGCACCTGGAGCAGGCCGCCAAGCGGACCGTCGACGGGGCCGGGATCCCGTTGAAGGCGTTCCGCACGGCCGCCGACAGCGACTACACACTCCCGGTCTCCGTGGTGGAACAGGCCGCGTCCTGCCTGCTCGTCCTGGCCACCGAGACCGCCCAGACGGTACGGCCGTCGGCGCTGCGCGCCACCATCAGCGTCGCCCTGAGCCTGCGCGACGCCGCCCAGGCGGTCCGCCGGCCCGCGCTCACGAACCGGTTCTGGTGAGACACCGCCCTGCCGTCACCGGAGCAGGTGCCGCCGAATGGCCCGTCACCGCGGGGGAACCCGGCGACCCGCACACCACGGACCCCACCGAGAGCATCCCGAGACCCCCGACACCCACCAGGAGAAGGCCATGAGTCTGCTGCGCGCCGTCGGCCGCCCGATGCTGGCATCGATGTTCGTCGCGGGCGGTCTGGAATCCGTTCGCCACCCCCAGGACGTCGTCCCGGTCGCCGAGCCCGTCGTCCGGCCCGTCACCGAACGCGTCGCCGTGCTCCCGGACCGCACCGAGCAGACCGTACGGCTCAACGGCGCCGTACAGGTCGTGGCCGGGCTGCTGCTGGCCACCGGACGCCTCCCCCGCACCGCGGCGCTCGCACTCGCGGTCACGCTCGTGCCCACGACGCTCGCCGGACACCGCTTCTGGGAGGAGGACGACGCCTCCCGGCGTGTCCAGCAGCGCATCCACTTCCTCAAGAACCTGGCCATGCTCGGCGGCCTGCTGATCACCGCCGACGACACCGGGGCCGCCCCCTCGATGCTGTGGCGCGGCCGTCGCACGGCTCGCGAACTGCGTCGCGACGCCCACCTGGTACGGCACGCCGCCCGGGCGGGAGCCCGCCCCGCCGCGGCGGCCGCCCGCGTCCGGGCCAAACTGCCCGGCTGACCCGGGGCCCGTCGGTGAGGGGACCGACCGGGGGCCGAATCGCGTTAGCCCCCCGGAGCCCGGGGAACCCAGGGGCGGGTGGACCCGGCCGGGTGCCACCACGATCCGGAGGTGAAGAACATGGGACACGGAGGCAACGTCATCGACGAACTGATGACCGATCACCGGGAGGTCGAGGAGCTCTTCGGCAAGATCGAGGCCCTGCCCCCCGGCCACAAGGACCGCAAGGTGTACGCGGACCAGGCGACGATCGAGCTCGTCCGGCATTCGGTGGCGGAGGAGGCATATCTCTACCCGGCCGTGCGCGAGCACGTGGAGAACGGGAACACCCTGGCCGACAGGGAACTCGCGGACCACGCCAAGGCCGAACAGGTCATGAAGGACTTGGAGGGCCGCGACGCGGGGGAGGCCGAGTTCGACCGGCTCGTCGGCATGCTGATGGGCGAGATCCGCGAGCACATCGCCGACGAGGAGCAGAACCTGTTCCCCGAGCTGCGCGCGTCCTGCTCCCCGGGACAGCTCGACCAGCTCGGTGACAAGGTCCGGCAGGCCAAGAAGACGGCCCCGACCCGGCCGCACCCTGCGGCCCCGGACAAGCCCCCGGCCAACAAGCTGCTGGCACCGGGCGTCGGCCTGGTCGACCGGCTCCGCGACGCGCTGAGCGGTCGCGGCAAGCTCGACTGACGCCGTCACGCCGTCACGCCGTCACGCCGACGGTCCGACACGCCCGCTGCCCGGGCCGGGTGGTCCGGGCAGCGGGCGTGGACGGGCCCGGCGTCAGGCGGTGAGCGTGTGGTCCGGAGGGAGACGGTCGAGCAAACGGGAGCGGTGCAGTTCGGCCACGGGCGCCAGCAGATCGGGGTGGCGCAGCAGCGCCGCTGCCTTCTGGTCGCTCTCGTCGGGTGCGAGCAGCCGCCGGAACTCGGCCGGCGCACCGGTGGTGTGGGTTCCCCCGGCGAGCGCGGTCACGGCGCGGGAGGCCATGTCCGGGTCGGCGAGCAGACAGGCCGCCCAGCTGGTCACGACCTCGTCCACCCAGGTGCGCCAGGCGGCTGCGCCGTCCGGGTCGGCGCCGGCGCCGGTGACCCCGTCGAGCCGTGCCGAACCGCCCGGGCCCGCCAGGCCGACCAGGGCGGCGTCCATCGCCGTCGGATACCGGAGCCACGCGGCGACCGTCACCGCCTGCCGCGCCTGCACCTCGCACAGGGCGGAGGCGAGCGCTCCGCCGGAGGCGGGGAAGGAACGGGTCAGCCACTGCGTGGTCGCCGCGATGACCGGGGAGAGGTCTGCTGTCACTGCCGGGCCGTCCGAGCTGATGGGGTCAAGGACATCTGCCCGGAAACGGTAGCTTCCGGCACACCCGGCCGGATATGGCCCCGGTCTCCTCCGGTGCGTGGCCCCGGCCACACCGGCCGGGGCCACGCACCGGAGGAGACCACGGACGTGCTCAGCCGCCCGGAGGTTCACCGCGGCCCTGGTGGAACGGTCACCCGCGCTGCCACAGGGCCGGGGCGTCGGCCGGTGCCCAGGCGCCCTGGGCCTGGTGGCTCTGCAGACACCGGTAGCGCACGCCGTCGCGGGTCACCACCGCCCCTGCCTCGTACACGCGGCCCTCGGTCCACTCCCGGGTGGCGCCGTCCTGCGGGGCGGGGGCCGGGGCCGGTGTCGTGGCCTGGGTGGTGGTGAGGACGAGGCCGAAGTCGCTGAGGATCGGGTTGACCGGCTGGTAGAACGTCGTGCCGCCGCTGGTGCAGTTCCCGGTGCCGCCGGAGGTGACGCCCTGCGCCTGGACGCCCGCGACGAACGGCCCGCCGGAGTCGCCCGGCTCGGCACACACCGTGGTCCGGGTCAGCCCGCCGACCGTGCCCTGGGGGTAGGTGACACTCGTGTCGTGCTGCTGGATCGTTCCGCAGTGCCATCCGCTGGTCGAGCCGGACCGGCACACCGCGGCACCGACGAGTGCCTGCACCGATCCGGCGACCTGCACCTCCTGACCGTCCTGCGCCTTGACGCCGGGCGTGGCCGTCCACTGGTCGTCGGTGGCCACCCACGCCATGTCCTTGCCGGGGAACGTCGAGGCCCGGAAGGTGCCCTGGGCGGTGCGGTCGTAGCCGGTCGTCACCGCGCCAGGCGCGCCGCAGTGGCCCGCGGTGACGAAGCCCTGCTGCTCGTCCCCGGTGACGGAGAATCCGACGGAGCAGCGGGCGGTGTCGTCGATGTAGAAGGCGTCGCCGCCGGTGATGTCCTGCATCAGGCGCGGCGACTCCGTCGTCGTGTGGATACCGACGTCCGACCCCTGGAGCCCCGCCGCCTCGACGAAGGCGGCGCCGGCCGCCCGGCTCCTCGCCCGCACCATGACGCGGTTGTTCGGCACGTCGACGTACCACACGGGCGTGTCCAGGGTCTGGACCCGGGCAGCCGTCGAGTCCAGCTTCTCCTTGGCCGCCACGAGGTCGGACAGCGTCCGCCGGACGACCGCGGCCGTCGCGCCCTGGGCCTCGATGGCGGGGACGTCCCCGGCGTCGACGGTCGCGACCGTGAGGTTCTCGGAGGCAGTGCCGTGCACCCAGGCACCGGCGAACCGCTCGCCCAGGGAGATGCGCAGCCGGCCCGCGCGGGTGCCCGCCTCCGCCTCGTTGGCCGGCCGTTCGGACGCCTGGGCCCCGGTCAGCCCCAGATCGCGCTGCAGGGCACGGAGCAGCTGCGCCGGCGGTTCGTCGGTGTCGGCACCCGGCGGCCGGGCGGCGACGGGCGCGGGTCCCGCCGTGGGCGGGAGCCCGGCCGCCGCGACGGAGGGGAGGCCGGCGAGGACGAGACCGCCGAGCGCGGCCAGGGCCGCTCGGCGCGCGGTCCGGGCATGTCTGAGGGCCATTCGGTACGTCTCCTTCGTTCGGGGGCCGACTGCCGCGAGCCCCGGGGTCTGTCCGGCGGTTTCCGCCGGGCCCGCTGCCGCGCCCCGCCACGCTGCCGGGGCCCGCTCGCGTACGTCCCGTACGAAAACGGCCCTCCGCCCGGCGACGCCTCCCCACTGGCTGAAGGACGGGGGAGGTGCCCCGGAGCCGGATCCCGCGGTCCGGTCCGGCGCGAGACGCCGGACCGGACCTAGGTCTTGCCCGCGGCGCCCGATGCGATGTCGGGAGCGCGCCCATTTCGCGCTTTGGTGAGACGAACGCGCCATGTGCAGTACCAGGACGCGACGGCGGACGCCGGGCGTGGGCGGACGGGAAGCGCCGCCGGCAACCCGGCCGGCGGCGCCGACGGGACCGCCTCGGGTGAACAGGAAAAGCGCTCCGGCCGTTCACGGCTGAAAATGGGTCACAAGGCAGGGGAACCGATGGGCGCCCCTGGGTGACGCGCTTCGGAGGTCGACATGAACGACATGGCCGGCAGGGACCCAGACACGTCTCGTTCGTCGGATCTTCCGCAGCCCCTGCGGGCCATGGCGTCGGGGCTGCGGCAGGTGCCGGGCGCGGAACAGGTCGGGAAGGCGGCCGGCGGTGCGCTGGACGCGATCGGGGCGGTGTCCCCGCGCGGTCGCCGCATGGCCGTCTACGCCGGAGCCGGCGTGCTCGGTGTGGCCGGCCTCGTCGAGTGGCCGGTGGCGCTGACCGGCGCGGCCGTCGCCTGGCTCACCCAGCAGCGGCCGGCCCGGCCGCCGGAGACGGAGTCGCCGAACGGCACGGCACCGTCCGGTGAGGACGGGGCGCACCGCCCGGAAACCGAAACGGAACCGCAGCCCGCGCCCGGACCGCCCACCGACCAGGGCCCCGGCGACCGGCTGGCCCTCTCCCGCCACCGGCAGGAACCGGCGGAACCCCCTGTGCGCGAACAGCCCGCCAAGGTGGGCGACCCCGCGACGGCGTCCGCGCTCAAGCAGGTCGCCGAAGCCACCGCGCACCACGAACCGCACACCGACCGCCACCCGGGCCGGGACGGCGCACACGACCCGCAGACCGGCTGAGCCAGGACCACGGGACACCCTCAGATGCTCACACGCTTCGATGTCGCCCCCCTCGCCGGGACCGTGGCGGGGGCCGCCGCGGGCGCCGCCCGCAGCACCGCCCGGGGCATGACGTCCGTCCACGGCACGACGCGCCGCATCGGCAACGTCGCCCGCAACGCCCTGGGCGGCGGCCGGCACTGGCGGGCCGGACGCCGCGTCCACCTGGCGCTGCGCAATCCCGGCGGCGACGCCGGCCCGCTCGCCCGCAAAGTGGCCACCGAACTCCTCGACCACCCCGACGTGCTGACGGCGTACTGGGACGAGGGGCTGACCCGCCTCGTCGTGACGGCGGCGCAGGACGCGGCCGGCGACCGGGTGACCGAGCGGGCCGTCGCGCTCGCCGCCCGCCTCGGGCTGAGCGAGGACGCCGATCCGGAGGCGGACGAGACCCGGCACCCCGGCGACCCCCGCGAGGTACGGGTCAACGCCGCCGCGCTGCTGCTGGACGCCGCCGGTGCGGCCGGGGCCCTCGCCGGACGCTCGTTGGGCCTGCCACGGAGCCCGAGAACGGTCACCGCCGCCGTCACGCTGATGCGCGAGAACCCCCGCTTCCGCGCCCTGCTGCGGCAGCGGCTCGGCTGGAACGGCATGGAACTCGTCCTCGCCGCCGCCAACGCCGCCGCCCACGGAGCCGGACAGTCCCCGATGTCCCTGGTCCTCGACGGGCTGCTGCGGACCGGCCAGCTGACCGAGGCGGTGGCCCGGGCCGCGGCCTTCGAGGCGCTGCACGACGACCTCTGCACCGAGGAACGCGCGGGCCTCCCCGGCCTTACCGGCGGCCGCCCACCGCTGCGGGTCACCCCCGCCCAGGCCTACGCGGCCAACGCCGGCACCGGCAGCCTGGCCGGCGCGGCCGCCGCCCTCCTCGTCACGCACGCGGCACAGGAGGCGGCCGAAGCCCTCCTCGCCGGATCGCCCAAGGCGGCACGCTACGGCCCGGCCGCCTTCCAGGCGGCCCTCGGTACCTTCCTCGCCCGGTCCGGGATGCTCGTACGCAGTGGGGAGCGGCTGCGGCAGCTGGAGATCGCCGACTCCCTCGTCCTGCACGCCGACGTCCTGCGCAGCCGCCCGCCGGACACCCCGGACGCCGTCAGCGGGACCGCCGCGTTCGACGATCCGGTCGACCCGTTCGCCGAAGCCGTCCTCGACGCGGCCCGCCGGGCCGGGCTGTACGTCGTGATCACGGGCGGTTCCGACCTGAGGGACATCACCCGGCTCGCGGACGAGGCGGCCCCGGCGGACATGCCGCTCGGTGACGTCGTACGGGCGCTGCAGAACGACGGGCACATCGTGGTGGGCGTCGCCCGGGTGGCCGAACGCGGTGGCGGCGAGGTGGCGGACGGGCTGTCCGCCGCCGACGTGGCCGTCGCCCTCACCGACGCGCGGTCGGCGATCGCCTGGGGAGCCGACCTGATCGTCCCGGGGGGAACGGCCGATGTGTGGCGGCTGCTGACGGCCATTCCGGCGGTCCGCCGGGTCGGCCGCCGCTCACAGGTCCTGGCCCGTGCGGGCGCCGCCCTGTCGGGGCTCATGGTGGCCCGCGGCGGAAAACCCGGCGGCCGCGCCTGGCAGCGGCTCACCCGGCACGCCCCGGTGAACTTCGCCGCGGCCGGCGCCCTGCTCTCCGGCTGGGCCGAGGCCGTCGGCGTGGCCCGCGCCACGCCGCCCGAACCACGGCTGCACGTGCCCTGGCACGCGCTGGAGCCGCACGAGGCGCGCGACCGGCTGAGCAGCCCCGCGACCGACGCCGGACCCCGCGGTCCCGCCCTGCTCGCCGACCGGTCCCGCCGACGGGCGGCCCGGCTCGCCCGCACCCCCGTGGCGGCCCCGGCCCGCTGGGCCTGGCAGGCGGCCGGTGCCGTCCGCCGGGAACTCGACGACCCCCTCACGCCCGTCCTGGCCACCGGGGCGGTCGCCTCCGCCCTGCTCGGCTCGCTCGTCGACGCGCTGCTCGTCGTCGGCGCCATGGACCTCAACGCCGTGACGGGCGGACTCCAGCGGCTGCGCGCGGAACAGGCGCTCGCCCGGCTGGCCGCCCGCCAGCAGCCCACGGCACGCCGGCGGGACACCCGCGGGCGCACGGTCACCGTCGACGCGGTCCGGCTGCGGCCCGGAGACCGGATCAGCCTCGCCGCCGGCGATGTCGTACCGGCCGACGCGCGACTGCTGGAGGTGGACGGGCTGGAGGTCGACGAGTCGGCGCTCACCGGCGAGTCCCTGCCTGTGGCCAAGGACGTCGACGCCACTCCCGGCGCGCCGGTGAGCGGGCGGACCTGCATGGTCTTCGAGGGCACCATCGTCGTGGCCGGCCGGTCCGTCGGGCTGGTGGTGGACACCGGCGACCGTACCGAGGCGGGCCGCGCCGTCGCGCTCGCCGCCCGCACCCCGCCGCCCGCCGGCGTCCAGGCGAGGCTGCAGGAACTGACCCGCAAGACGCTGCCGGTGACCCTCACCGGCGGCGCACTGGTGACCGGGCTGTCGCTGCTGCGCGGCAGCCCACTGCGGCAGGCCGTCAGCGGCGGGGTCGCGGTGGCCGTCGCCGCCGTCCCCGAAGGACTGCCGCTCGTCGCGACCGTCGCCCAGATGGCGGCGGCCCGCCGCCTGTCCCGGCGCGGCGTCCTGGTGCGCACGCCCCGCACCCTGGAGGCGCTCGGCCGGGTCGACACCGTCTGCTTCGACAAGACCGGCACCCTCACCGAGAACCGGCTGCGCCTGGTCCGGGTCGCCACCGCCGACGGCACCGTCCTCGCCCCGGACGCCGAGTCTGCCGTGCCGGTGGTCCGGCTGGCCGCCCGAGCCTGCCCGCAGGTGGAGACGGGCCAGGGACGCCGGGTCGCGCACGCCACCGACGAGGCGGTCCTCGACGCCGCACCGCCCGACGAGCACTGGGTGCCCAGCGGTGAGCTCGCCTTCGAGGCCAGCCGGGGATACGCCGCGGCCGTCGGCCGGGACAACGGCGGCACCCACCCGGACGCCGGTGACCTCCTCGTGGTCAAGGGCGCCCCCGAGACGGTCCTCCCGGCCTGCCGCGACCTGCCCGACGACACGACCGGAACGGCCCACACCCTCGCGGGACAGGGGCTGCGCGTCCTCGCCGTCGCCCGGCGGCCGTGCCGGGGCCCGGACGCCACCGCCGGACTCGAGGCCGACCTCGCGGACCTGGAGTTCGTCGGGCTGATCGCCCTGGCGGACGTCCCGCGCGACACCTCGCAGGCCCTCCTCACCCAGCTGCGCCGCTCCGGCATCCTGCCCGTCATGCTCACCGGCGACCACCCGGAGACCGCCCGCGCGATCGCCCTGCAACTGGGCTGGCCGGAGGCGACCGAGGTGGTCACCGGCGACGAACTGGTCGCCATGGGCCGCCGCGACCGGGTCCGCGCCCTGCACGGAGCCGGAGTCGTCGCCAGGGTCGCGCCCGAGCAGAAACTCCATGTGGTGGAGGCACTGCAACAGGCGG contains these protein-coding regions:
- a CDS encoding transposase, with the protein product MDWKFLLGLEPDDPGFDFSALSDFRARLIKHGLEEKVLAPVLERISALGLLRAALEALAAAAPRWLSPGSFLPRERGRNGGPVALPRVLPARTRRRPAS
- a CDS encoding TauD/TfdA dioxygenase family protein, yielding MTTGVSGAGGAGGGGAESGTGGGEDAEKAEKSVGIGVRPVAGHIGAEITGVDLADEPGDAVIAAVRAAVLRWKVVFFRGQRLDHAGHVALARRFGEPVVLPRRGRASPPGFPEVETTADRLELGGRFGMEHDEWLRRRRHTLLRGWHCDHGARVDPPAATILRAETVPPYGGDTTWSNLAAAYAGLSAPVREFADRLRAEHRLGVGYQPRPGDDAYLRHLLVRQTASEHPVVRVHPETGERVLFVNGYYVEQITGLSRPESHAVLEMLLEQATRPEYTVRFRWEPGSVAFWDNRATIHLAPNDTAHLGHPRIMHRVMLTGDVPVGVDGRPSEPITGTAPGRW
- a CDS encoding DoxX family protein, with the protein product MSLLRAVGRPMLASMFVAGGLESVRHPQDVVPVAEPVVRPVTERVAVLPDRTEQTVRLNGAVQVVAGLLLATGRLPRTAALALAVTLVPTTLAGHRFWEEDDASRRVQQRIHFLKNLAMLGGLLITADDTGAAPSMLWRGRRTARELRRDAHLVRHAARAGARPAAAAARVRAKLPG
- a CDS encoding aldo/keto reductase, with product MISIPNHTLNDGTTIPALGLGTWPMDDAQAEQSVTAALEMGYRLVDTATNYRNETGVGRAVARADVPREEVVVTTKLPGRHHGYEETLTSFEESRARLGLEYVDLYLIHWPLPRVDRYVDSWKAMIKLREDGLVRSIGVSNFTPAHIERLEQETGVLPSVNQVELHPFFPQEELRSYHADKGVLVESWSPLGRGSQVLDDLTVASVAEAHGVTPAQAVLRWHIQLGALPVPKSADPGRQRANLDVFGFELDAAQMRAIADRAHRRIGGDPEVHEEF
- a CDS encoding L-threonylcarbamoyladenylate synthase gives rise to the protein MAKYFDVHPDNPQPRTIAQVADSIRADALVAYPTDSCYALGCRLGSREGIDRIRTIRKLDERHHFTLVCRDFAQLGQFVRIDNDVFRAVKASTPGSYTFILPATKEVPRMLQHPKKKTVGVRIPDHVVTQALLAELGEPLLSSTLLLPGEDEPMTQGWEIKDRLDHQVDAVLDSGDCGTEPTTVIDFSGGEAEIVRRGAGDTSRFE
- a CDS encoding hemerythrin domain-containing protein, which encodes MGHGGNVIDELMTDHREVEELFGKIEALPPGHKDRKVYADQATIELVRHSVAEEAYLYPAVREHVENGNTLADRELADHAKAEQVMKDLEGRDAGEAEFDRLVGMLMGEIREHIADEEQNLFPELRASCSPGQLDQLGDKVRQAKKTAPTRPHPAAPDKPPANKLLAPGVGLVDRLRDALSGRGKLD
- a CDS encoding catalase, coding for MTDVSSRGPAPGDGRKVLTNRQGHPVHDNQNQRTVGARGPATLENYQFLEKISHFDRERIPERVVHARGVTAYGYFEAYGTWGDEPVGRYTRALLFQERGKRTDVAVRFSTVIGGRDSSETARDPRGFAVKFYTEDGNWDLVGNNLGVFFIRDAIKFPDVIHALKPDPVTFEQQPRRIFDFMSQTPECMHMLVNLFSPRGIPADYRHMQGFGVNTYKWVNTEGETKLVKYHWMPKAGVRSMTEEDAANVQAGSLGHATKDLYEAVGRGDHPEWELLVQMMDDHDHPELDFDPLDDTKTWPEQDFPPKPVGRMVLDRMPENYFAENEQISFGTGVLVDGLDFSDDKMLVGRTFSYSDTQRHRVGPNYLQLPVNQAKAAEVNTNQRDGQMAYLVDQAGEHPEVNYEPSLIGGLREAKEPSHDEQGPEIRGYLTRKRIPRTNDYLQAGQRYMLMEDWERDDLVKNFTDLLSQCDRPVQERMVWHFLLVENDLGRRVGDGLGIAPGDVAGLGPLADQDLTDEDRKRLANLGDNPSRDVRGLTMTHCVPDERHVVNR